The DNA sequence AATTAACAGGCTGTGGTGGTTtcccttttcctgtttttgcTCAATTTGCTAGGCTTTTTATGAGAAAAAGGAGGGTTTTGTGTGGGAAGCCCCATAGTGCAACATTTGCCCAACAAATTAGTGTTTATGTTTTCAGAGCACCGTTATATATAAATTacagcatttatatatattacatatataaattatatattatgtatatacaaTCTTACATATTATGTAGATATAATAGATAAGCCTATAAAATCTTATTCAATCCTCTCAACAAGCTATTCTTTAGAAAGAAACCCTTTCTAGAAACACACAATGACCACACTTTCAAAAAAGCAAGTAAACTTGATGGTGAGATTAAACCATTTAATCAAAGAACAGAttttagagaattaaaaacaGTCTCTAATTCCAGTATCAGAGGTAAACCAGAACCCCAAAAATTTCCAGAAGAAATCCAAATACGCTGACCTATCTGCCTGAATATGACAATATTTCTCCTAGTTGCTAATAAGGTTTCGTGTAGATTTTACTTTCATGAATTTTCCAGATTATGGAACCAACGTCTCCCCAAAGCCTGTAGACTCCTGAAAGATTCTCAGCATCTAATTAGTGACAAGCCCTCCAGGAAACACGGCTAAGGCTCTTGGTCAGAATATAGATGCGGACGCTGCCTAGGGTCATTCAATTAGCAAAATAAAGATCTGGAGCCTTAAGCCACATCAGCTAAGCCTAAAACTCTCAGTCTTAACCATTAAATTGTCCACTCTCTCATCTACCTCTGATCTCAAAATTCACAGCCCAGAAGCACACAGACAGTGTTATGATCTGATTTTTTGGGTCCCTTTCCAAATTTAAACCAGTGTGAAAGTGGCAGGAggaggggcctttgggaggcaggAGCAGGTAAGGTCATGTGGGTGGGGTCCTGTGATGGGATCAGGGCCCTCGTAAGAGACTCAAGAGAACtggcttcctttctctgctctctgccgCCGAGGACCTGATGCAGGCAGCCTGAAGCTGGCAGAGGGTCCTCCCCGGAACCTGCCAGTGCTGGCACCCTGCTTTCCGACCTCCAGCCCCCAGAATCGTGAGAAGTGCGTATCTGCTGTGTTTACAGCTCGCAGTCTATGGTACTGTTACCGCCGCCCTGAGTGGACTGAGACAAGCAAAGCAAAGCACAGATCGGGGTGTTGGCTGAGACGGACTCAGGGGCCTGGAGGAACCAGCAGAGGCTAGAAATGAAAAGAGACAGTCTCTACTTGGGAATGCCGGCACCTTCGTGTGAAAGTATTAACTGTAGGTAAATGAAGATTGTACTATGATCCTTGTCCTGGGGAGCTGGACGTGTGTGGAGGTATTCCCGGTGCCCAGCAGGCAGTCACTGCGCAGTCCACCCATGTGCAGTCTCCATGTGAGGCCCACCCAGCACATGGAGAACGGACCATGCAGTGGTCAGCGCTGCCCCCGTCCCACTGAGAGGCACTGCCAGTCTACAGCACCAGTTCCCGGGTGTGGTTCTTAGACAAGCAGCGTCAGCATCCCTGGGAACTGTCAGGAAAGAGACTCTTGGGCCCCACCcgagacctactgaatcagagacTCGTggagtggggcccagccctctgggTTTTAACAATCCCCATAGGAGATTGTGACCCATTTGCAAGTTTGAGAACCGCTAGTCTAAGGCATACTTCATGTTGAATAAAAAGCCTGACTTGGAGCAATCTGGTGGCCCGAAGTTTGTGTTTGGGGCTTGGGGAAACGAGCATCACGAGGCCTGGGTTCTGGTTCTAGTTTGCCTCTGAGAAGGCAGATGACCTTGCTCATGGTACTGGACGTTCGTGGCCTTCCCTCTCCCAACCCCACCCTACACCCCAGCCAGGGAGTTGATCTGGTTCCTGTTTCCCAAGTggcatttattcaaatattactGAGTTATGccctttctgcctccctcttaaCCTTTACTTGCTTTATCTTTGTCTTTGAATGAATCCACtggttttatttctattaatcTAAAGGAAACTTCTCAAATTGGTAAGTGGAAAACTACTGTCACTTGCCATTAATGGAAGGtaaccaataaaaataaacagtgataacatctttgcttttaagaaagaaaaaggaagaacatcAGTGACAAAGAGGCGTCAAAGATACACAAGATGTTTGCTTTCATTGTGATCAGTAGCATTAGAAGACAGTATCGGAAGGAAAGTGAGTCCATGTTATTTAGTGCCATGTCAGTACCACCCAGGATAAACCTGCAGAGCCCCCAGAATTATTTCTCTAATGGTTAAAAGATCAGGTTCCACATCCTGGGGTTATAGTGATActgtaaaaaaaaggaaaaagcaacacAAAAACCAGATCTTCTCCCAAGTGGGTCATGGCGATAATGTTGACTTATTCACATAGGGCAGCATCTCCAGGGATAAAGCCTATTAGAAGTCCTGCAGAGTCAGCATTATCACTGACCTGTGTTTCTATGTCTCTGTTTTCATGCAACCTTTGTTCCCAgatgggtttttctttctcttctagatTCAGCAACCTCTGAAACATAAAATCCCTTTGATTACCAGCCTGAGTGGTTTTTACGCTACCACAAAGCCGTTCAAGTCCACTTTAAAACTTGGGCATTCCTCTTTAGTTTTTGTTGATGGTCTGCCAGCTGATACCTTTTTTTGACAAAGGAGACCTTGGCAGCCCAAGAACTGAATTTTGTCTGCCGACACGACCTAATATAATGACACAcaggttgctttttaaaatttatatataaatttttaaaattaagaagtgagaaatatccaaatttccagCTTCTCTAGAATGTGTTAAAGTTCTTACATCAACCACCAGGAAGTTGAGCAAAATAAGATTTGGGCTGAAAGTGCCAAATTATCTCCTTGACACAGCCCCAGGTGACCTGCTGTACCGCTTGAGACTTGCAATGTGTGAACTAAAGGTTCTCTTTTGATAGTGTCTGAACTTAAGAGACGAAGTATTTCACAGAGTAACTAGGGTCTGGAGGCTGCGAAGGCCACACACGGCTGGGAGGAGTGTTTAcactttctcttctgtttctaaGAAACACACTGACAATGACTAACTTTCTGACtttcaaaaatggaaagaaacttgATGGTGAGATTTAAGAATTTGTTCAAAGAACAGATATTCTAAAGGGTTTTTGAAGTTCTTTCTAATCCTAGTATCAGAGGTAAATTCTAAACCCCCAAATTTCCAGAAGGCATCCTGTCTGCCTTACTATTAAGACATTTATCTTACTGCTTATGAGATTTCCTCTAGAATTTTactttcataaattttattttgtggaaaAAGGAACCAATGTCGCCCCCAAATTACTGGAAGATGACTGCCTTTCAATATACAATTATTGAATTGTAACAGTTGGAAGATTCTCAGCATCACACTTATTGATGACCAGACAAAAACTAAAACTGTGTATACGGCTTTATATATGTAAAGCCCCCTTTATACCACTTGGAACTCTGAACTCACCTGTTCACAgacatttgttctatttttctttaataattcagGGGAGTGTTCATTTTCCCCTTGTTTATTAAAAGGAGCACTCCTTTGGTACGACTCGATTTCCCTTTGGGGAGGCTGGATGCAATCTGTAAGCTTAAATTGTGCGTTTGGGGTCAATTGCAAGGTCTCTCCCTTTTCACAATTCTGCTTGAAAAGGAGCCTCCCATTGGCAATGACAATAGAGGCAAACCTTTTGATGTCTTCTGGAACCATCCGTGCCACCATGACAAATCTCTCAAGGTCATCTGGGCTGTTTTGGACTTGGTCAGTCACCAGGATTTCCAGGGACCAATTACAGCTATCCAGGCTTGCCTTTGTTTCAAGCAGGATTTGGTAGGAGTTGTAGATTGTCTGTACTTGATCCCTAATTCTGCTCTGAAGGTTACCATTGTTGAGGTTACAGGCAGTTCCACGGACTCTGTAGGCAAAATCCAGAAATTCTCTCAAAGATTCTCCTATGTGGTCGGCGGCCCTGCGAATGGCATCGATGTTGGCCTCTAGATGGTCTCTGAACCTCCATTTCCTACTTACAAAGAGCATCAGGCCTGCAACAGAGCTGGCCACCCTGTGCTGCAGGGCTGTCACTGTCTCTTTGGCCAAGTCTGGGTCCAAGGAGAGCTGCTTCGCTGACTCCTCAGAGAAGGAGCTAGATGAAGAGTCCGTGGATGTAAAGGAGCATGAGGAGACGACACTGGCTCTGCTGTCAGAACTGGAAATGGATAATCGATCTGGTTCGGGAGACAGAGATGCCGCCTGTCCAGAGAGCCATGAGGAATTATGATCCATGGAGTTCTCTGGAACCCCACTGGGTTTCTCCAGATCTTTTGCAGCTGGAGGGACACTTAGCGTTGCTTTAGGGATGTCGTAAATATTTGGCTTTGTGTTCTGCTGTTCCATTTGGAGAATCAGAAAGCTTGAAGGAGTCTTGTAGCTGACACTGTCATCCAAAGAGAATGTGTCCCTGGGCACCCGAAAGCTATGACAAGGAATTTCTGGAAGGCTGAGTTTTTTCTGCATGGGCCCGTTTCTTTGCAGGTGTGGAGTAAGAGACCTTGCTCCGGGAGGATTATGGAAGCTGGACATACACCTGGGGAGATCCTGGGACTCCGATTCTTCTGCAAAGCTGGTTAGAGATACATTTCTAATATCAGCCTTTTCAGGAGACACTGGGGTGTCGTAGATCCATTCGGATTTCTGTGGGCTCGGTAACGTGCTGTAGCCGCCTTTCCTTATGGCGATTGTTGATGTCACACCCTGCCCCTGTGAAGAACCACAAAAAGTCACCCAGTTTAGTAGCAATAAAAAGAGGGTGCGAATGACTCACCTGACAAATGTGTGTTATACTGAGGACTTACTAAGTGCTGGGCACTAGGCTTCTTTAAATATCTGCCACTCCCAGGCTTACACAACTTCAGTGGGTCCTCATGGATGCCAAGGCCCTTTGCAATCTGTTCCCTTAAGCCTCCCACCGTGCCTGCAACCTCCTTGTAGGTCCAGCCACCCAGGCTGATTACCAAGCCCTCAGCTCAGAACCCTCACTTATACTGCTATAGTTAATGTTGCCCAAATGGCCCTTCTGCTCTAAGTGACcttccattcctttcctttccaccTAATAAACTCCTATGCATCTCTCATGACAAAGCTGAGGTGTCACCTTCTTGGTAAGGCTTCCCTGATGACCGTGGGCAGGGCTCTACTTACTGCATATATTGAGAGAGCCAGTAATAAACACGGAGCACACAGGTCTCAAATTAAGGCATTTCCACTACCGTCAAATAAAAGCCT is a window from the Manis javanica isolate MJ-LG chromosome 5, MJ_LKY, whole genome shotgun sequence genome containing:
- the CASS4 gene encoding cas scaffolding protein family member 4 isoform X1, giving the protein MKGASAVDGGPAALLARALYDNRPDCSDELAFFRGDILTILEQNVPESEGWWKCVLHGRQGLAPANRLQVLPGAPVDRPCPPFLQGLEKALCSSGETYQVPTLTRSPAPGPIYEQMKSWVEGPPPATAQVYEFPDPPANARIVCEKTLRFPKQALFTIPRPARVSMPALLPQVYDVPVQSRGPPALKEPEKQQLYDTPTSFQKAGLGAPRGQPNGQGVTSTIAIRKGGYSTLPSPQKSEWIYDTPVSPEKADIRNVSLTSFAEESESQDLPRCMSSFHNPPGARSLTPHLQRNGPMQKKLSLPEIPCHSFRVPRDTFSLDDSVSYKTPSSFLILQMEQQNTKPNIYDIPKATLSVPPAAKDLEKPSGVPENSMDHNSSWLSGQAASLSPEPDRLSISSSDSRASVVSSCSFTSTDSSSSSFSEESAKQLSLDPDLAKETVTALQHRVASSVAGLMLFVSRKWRFRDHLEANIDAIRRAADHIGESLREFLDFAYRVRGTACNLNNGNLQSRIRDQVQTIYNSYQILLETKASLDSCNWSLEILVTDQVQNSPDDLERFVMVARMVPEDIKRFASIVIANGRLLFKQNCEKGETLQLTPNAQFKLTDCIQPPQREIESYQRSAPFNKQGENEHSPELLKKNRTNVCEQRLLNLEEKEKPIWEQRLHENRDIETQNPSSFIPPPLNQQNPEKKIHLSEHCRLYFGALFKAIRVFNSSLSGSPPPEVFITQGKLIIMVGQKLVDTLCKETQERDVRNEVLRSSSHLCSLLKDFALATKDAVLRYPSPAALEHLQMKVEKLEQHTRQFRGTLE
- the CASS4 gene encoding cas scaffolding protein family member 4 isoform X2, translating into MKVNALLARALYDNRPDCSDELAFFRGDILTILEQNVPESEGWWKCVLHGRQGLAPANRLQVLPGAPVDRPCPPFLQGLEKALCSSGETYQVPTLTRSPAPGPIYEQMKSWVEGPPPATAQVYEFPDPPANARIVCEKTLRFPKQALFTIPRPARVSMPALLPQVYDVPVQSRGPPALKEPEKQQLYDTPTSFQKAGLGAPRGQPNGQGVTSTIAIRKGGYSTLPSPQKSEWIYDTPVSPEKADIRNVSLTSFAEESESQDLPRCMSSFHNPPGARSLTPHLQRNGPMQKKLSLPEIPCHSFRVPRDTFSLDDSVSYKTPSSFLILQMEQQNTKPNIYDIPKATLSVPPAAKDLEKPSGVPENSMDHNSSWLSGQAASLSPEPDRLSISSSDSRASVVSSCSFTSTDSSSSSFSEESAKQLSLDPDLAKETVTALQHRVASSVAGLMLFVSRKWRFRDHLEANIDAIRRAADHIGESLREFLDFAYRVRGTACNLNNGNLQSRIRDQVQTIYNSYQILLETKASLDSCNWSLEILVTDQVQNSPDDLERFVMVARMVPEDIKRFASIVIANGRLLFKQNCEKGETLQLTPNAQFKLTDCIQPPQREIESYQRSAPFNKQGENEHSPELLKKNRTNVCEQRLLNLEEKEKPIWEQRLHENRDIETQNPSSFIPPPLNQQNPEKKIHLSEHCRLYFGALFKAIRVFNSSLSGSPPPEVFITQGKLIIMVGQKLVDTLCKETQERDVRNEVLRSSSHLCSLLKDFALATKDAVLRYPSPAALEHLQMKVEKLEQHTRQFRGTLE
- the CASS4 gene encoding cas scaffolding protein family member 4 isoform X4 produces the protein MKGASAVDGGPAALLARALYDNRPDCSDELAFFRGDILTILEQNVPESEGWWKCVLHGRQGLAPANRLQVLPGAPVDRPCPPFLQGLEKALCSSGETYQVPTLTRSPAPGPIYEQMKSWVEGPPPATAQVYEFPDPPANARIVCEKTLRFPKQEPEKQQLYDTPTSFQKAGLGAPRGQPNGQGVTSTIAIRKGGYSTLPSPQKSEWIYDTPVSPEKADIRNVSLTSFAEESESQDLPRCMSSFHNPPGARSLTPHLQRNGPMQKKLSLPEIPCHSFRVPRDTFSLDDSVSYKTPSSFLILQMEQQNTKPNIYDIPKATLSVPPAAKDLEKPSGVPENSMDHNSSWLSGQAASLSPEPDRLSISSSDSRASVVSSCSFTSTDSSSSSFSEESAKQLSLDPDLAKETVTALQHRVASSVAGLMLFVSRKWRFRDHLEANIDAIRRAADHIGESLREFLDFAYRVRGTACNLNNGNLQSRIRDQVQTIYNSYQILLETKASLDSCNWSLEILVTDQVQNSPDDLERFVMVARMVPEDIKRFASIVIANGRLLFKQNCEKGETLQLTPNAQFKLTDCIQPPQREIESYQRSAPFNKQGENEHSPELLKKNRTNVCEQRLLNLEEKEKPIWEQRLHENRDIETQNPSSFIPPPLNQQNPEKKIHLSEHCRLYFGALFKAIRVFNSSLSGSPPPEVFITQGKLIIMVGQKLVDTLCKETQERDVRNEVLRSSSHLCSLLKDFALATKDAVLRYPSPAALEHLQMKVEKLEQHTRQFRGTLE
- the CASS4 gene encoding cas scaffolding protein family member 4 isoform X3 is translated as MKGASAVDGGPAALLARALYDNRPDCSDELAFFRGDILTILEQNVPESEGWWKCVLHGRQGLAPANRLQVLPGAPVDRPCPPFLQGLEKALCSSGETYQVPTLTRSPAPGPIYEQMKSWVEGPPPATAQVYEFPDPPANARIVCEKTLRFPKQALFTIPRPARVSMPALLPQVYDVPVQSRGPPALKEPEKQQLYDTPTSFQKAGLGAPRGQPNGQGVTSTIAIRKGGYSTLPSPQKSEWIYDTPVSPEKADIRNVSLTSFAEESESQDLPRCMSSFHNPPGARSLTPHLQRNGPMQKKLSLPEIPCHSFRVPRDTFSLDDSVSYKTPSSFLILQMEQQNTKPNIYDIPKATLSVPPAAKDLEKPSGVPENSMDHNSSWLSGQAASLSPEPDRLSISSSDSRASVVSSCSFTSTDSSSSSFSEESAKQLSLDPDLAKETVTALQHRVASSVAGLMLFVSRKWRFRDHLEANIDAIRRAADHIGESLREFLDFAYRVRGTACNLNNGNLQSRIRDQVQTIYNSYQILLETKASLDSCNWSLEILVTDQVQNSPDDLERFVMVARMVPEDIKRFASIVIANGRLLFKQNCEKGETLQLTPNAQFKLTDCIQPPQREIESYQRSAPFNKQGENEHSPELLKKNRTNVCEQNPSSFIPPPLNQQNPEKKIHLSEHCRLYFGALFKAIRVFNSSLSGSPPPEVFITQGKLIIMVGQKLVDTLCKETQERDVRNEVLRSSSHLCSLLKDFALATKDAVLRYPSPAALEHLQMKVEKLEQHTRQFRGTLE